Proteins co-encoded in one Marinobacter qingdaonensis genomic window:
- the rpiA gene encoding ribose-5-phosphate isomerase RpiA: MTQDELKKAVAKAAIDYIAPRLDSDSIVGVGTGSTANFFIDMLAELKTEFDGAVASSEATAERLKSHGIPVYDLNSAGSLEFYIDGADETNERLELIKGGGAALTREKIVAAVANTFICIADDSKKVDILGAFPLPVEVIPMARSHVGREIVKLGGDPVYREGVVTDNGNIIIDVHNLDISRPIAIEEKLNNIVGVVTNGLFARRPADLLLLGTANGVQSIPRPGA, encoded by the coding sequence ATGACCCAGGACGAACTCAAGAAAGCCGTGGCCAAGGCCGCGATTGACTACATCGCCCCCCGCCTCGACAGCGACAGCATTGTCGGCGTTGGCACCGGCAGCACCGCCAACTTTTTCATCGACATGCTGGCGGAGCTCAAGACCGAGTTCGACGGCGCCGTCGCCAGCTCCGAAGCCACCGCCGAGCGCCTGAAAAGTCACGGCATTCCGGTGTACGACCTGAACAGCGCCGGCTCCCTCGAGTTCTACATCGACGGCGCCGACGAGACCAACGAGCGCCTTGAACTGATCAAGGGCGGCGGCGCTGCCCTGACCCGGGAAAAGATCGTGGCGGCCGTGGCCAACACCTTTATCTGCATTGCCGACGACTCCAAGAAGGTCGACATCCTGGGCGCCTTCCCGCTGCCGGTGGAAGTCATCCCCATGGCCCGCAGCCATGTCGGCCGGGAAATCGTCAAGCTGGGCGGCGACCCGGTATACCGGGAGGGTGTGGTCACCGACAACGGCAACATCATCATCGACGTCCACAACCTCGACATCTCCCGCCCCATTGCTATCGAAGAGAAGCTCAATAACATCGTCGGCGTGGTGACCAATGGCCTGTTCGCCCGCCGGCCGGCCGATCTTCTGCTGCTGGGCACCGCCAATGGCGTGCAGAGCATTCCCCGCCCCGGCGCCTGA
- the ilvA gene encoding threonine ammonia-lyase, biosynthetic — translation MPQRYIKKILDARVYDVAIETPLTEARSLSKRFSNNILLKREDLQPVFSFKIRGAYNRIAHLSEEQKAKGVICASAGNHAQGVALAAKKLGIKAVIVMPQTTPEIKVRSVRDHGARVVLKGDAFDEAATHAHELIDKHGYTYIPPFDDPDVIAGQGTVAMEIMWQFSQPIHAIFICVGGGGLIAGMAAYIKYLRPEVKVIGVEPEDSNCLQAAMKAGERVVLDEVGIFADGVAVKQIGEHPWEICKDYVDEVITVSTDEICAAIKDVFEDTRSIAEPAGALGVAGIKKYIQREQIENENLIATLSGANMNFDRLRYVSERTEIGEQREAILAVTIPEKPGAFKTFINALHKRSITEFNYRYADSDEATIFVGIQVQSGGHGREDLVQDLREAGYGVIDLTESDLAKQHIRHMVGGHAPAITNERVYQFEFPERPGALLKFLMSLGTRWNISMFHYRNHGAAYSRVLLGAEVNDDEVKDFEKMLDKVGFRYEDMTNNEAYQLFLGAGNNRSE, via the coding sequence ATGCCGCAACGCTATATCAAGAAGATCCTCGATGCCCGCGTCTACGACGTGGCGATCGAAACACCCCTCACTGAAGCCCGCAGCCTGTCCAAGCGCTTTAGCAACAACATTCTGCTCAAGCGGGAAGATCTTCAGCCGGTGTTTTCCTTCAAGATTCGCGGCGCCTACAACCGGATTGCCCATTTGTCTGAGGAGCAGAAGGCCAAAGGGGTAATCTGCGCCTCTGCTGGCAACCACGCCCAGGGTGTGGCCCTGGCCGCCAAAAAGCTGGGAATCAAGGCGGTGATCGTGATGCCCCAGACCACGCCGGAGATCAAGGTACGCTCGGTGCGCGACCACGGTGCCCGGGTGGTGCTCAAGGGCGACGCCTTCGATGAGGCCGCAACCCACGCCCACGAGCTGATCGACAAGCACGGTTACACCTACATCCCGCCGTTCGATGACCCGGACGTGATCGCCGGCCAGGGCACCGTGGCCATGGAGATCATGTGGCAGTTCAGCCAGCCGATCCACGCCATCTTCATCTGCGTGGGGGGCGGTGGCCTGATCGCCGGCATGGCCGCCTACATCAAGTACCTGCGCCCGGAGGTCAAAGTCATCGGGGTGGAGCCGGAAGACTCCAACTGCCTGCAGGCGGCCATGAAAGCCGGCGAGCGGGTGGTGCTGGACGAGGTGGGCATCTTCGCCGACGGGGTGGCGGTCAAGCAGATCGGCGAGCACCCGTGGGAGATCTGCAAGGATTACGTGGACGAGGTCATCACCGTGTCCACGGACGAAATCTGCGCCGCCATCAAGGACGTGTTCGAGGACACCCGGTCGATCGCCGAACCAGCTGGGGCCTTGGGCGTGGCCGGCATCAAGAAGTACATCCAGCGCGAGCAGATCGAGAACGAGAACCTGATCGCGACCCTGAGTGGCGCCAACATGAACTTTGATCGTCTGCGCTACGTGTCCGAGCGCACCGAGATCGGTGAGCAGCGCGAGGCGATCCTGGCGGTCACCATCCCGGAGAAGCCGGGTGCCTTCAAAACCTTCATCAATGCCCTGCACAAGCGCAGCATCACCGAGTTCAACTACCGCTACGCCGATTCCGACGAGGCCACCATTTTCGTCGGCATCCAGGTGCAGTCCGGTGGCCACGGCCGGGAAGACCTGGTGCAGGATCTGCGCGAGGCCGGCTATGGCGTCATCGACCTGACCGAGAGCGACCTGGCCAAGCAGCACATCCGCCACATGGTCGGTGGTCACGCGCCGGCCATCACCAACGAGCGGGTGTACCAGTTCGAGTTCCCGGAACGCCCGGGCGCGCTGCTCAAGTTCCTGATGTCCCTGGGTACCCGCTGGAACATCTCCATGTTCCACTACCGCAACCATGGCGCCGCCTACAGCCGGGTACTGCTGGGTGCCGAGGTAAACGACGACGAAGTGAAAGACTTCGAGAAGATGCTCGACAAGGTCGGTTTCCGCTACGAGGACATGACCAACAACGAGGCCTACCAATTGTTCCTTGGGGCCGGCAACAACCGGTCAGAGTGA
- a CDS encoding 5-formyltetrahydrofolate cyclo-ligase: MTQFQTPRPFDTHTDTLSRSELRKRLRQQRRSLSYEQQQQATEQLALNLLTHPDLHRARHIAIYLPNDGEIDPLLYRDIARRKGIQFYLPVLHPILEGKLVFSPYTDDVELTANRFGIPEPDFSKGLKRPAWALDAVLFPLVGFDESGGRLGMGGGFYDRTFAFSRLRPGLAPKLIGLAHDFQKVTRLPTEPWDVPLHGVVTDRRCYRFRRSSMA, translated from the coding sequence TTGACCCAGTTCCAAACGCCCCGCCCGTTCGACACTCACACCGACACCCTTTCCCGCAGCGAACTGCGCAAGCGTTTACGTCAGCAACGGCGCTCCCTGAGTTACGAACAGCAGCAGCAAGCCACCGAGCAACTGGCGCTGAACCTGCTGACCCACCCGGATCTGCATCGGGCCCGGCACATTGCCATCTACCTGCCCAACGACGGCGAAATCGACCCCCTGCTGTACCGGGACATTGCCCGGCGCAAGGGCATCCAGTTCTACCTGCCGGTGCTACATCCGATACTGGAGGGCAAACTGGTGTTCAGCCCCTACACCGATGACGTCGAGCTCACCGCCAATCGGTTCGGCATACCGGAGCCGGACTTCAGCAAAGGCCTGAAACGACCGGCCTGGGCGCTGGATGCGGTGCTGTTTCCCCTGGTGGGATTCGACGAGAGCGGCGGACGCCTGGGCATGGGCGGGGGATTTTACGACCGGACCTTTGCATTCAGCCGGCTGCGGCCGGGGCTGGCGCCCAAGCTGATCGGTCTGGCCCATGATTTTCAGAAAGTGACACGGCTACCCACCGAACCCTGGGACGTGCCCCTGCACGGCGTGGTCACCGATCGCCGGTGTTACCGGTTCAGACGTTCTTCAATGGCCTGA
- a CDS encoding cell division protein ZapA, giving the protein MSQQSTTVEVKILDKDFLVACPEEEREALIRAARHLDSKMREIRASGKVFGAERIAVMAALNITHELLERDTMSDATSSILKAMGSKLDTALGENSGQ; this is encoded by the coding sequence ATGTCACAGCAATCCACCACCGTTGAGGTGAAGATTCTCGACAAGGACTTTCTGGTTGCCTGCCCGGAAGAGGAGCGCGAGGCCCTGATTCGCGCAGCCCGGCACCTGGACAGCAAGATGCGCGAGATCCGCGCCAGCGGCAAGGTCTTCGGGGCCGAGCGGATCGCGGTCATGGCGGCGCTGAACATCACGCACGAGCTGCTGGAGCGCGACACCATGTCAGACGCCACCAGCTCCATCCTGAAGGCCATGGGCAGCAAACTGGACACCGCACTGGGCGAGAATTCCGGCCAGTGA
- a CDS encoding TIGR02449 family protein: MEQSEVQALADKLDKLLEHCQKLERDNATLRDLQDDWNRERAQLMHKNDLAKNKIEAMIGRLRALEHH, encoded by the coding sequence ATGGAACAGTCCGAAGTACAGGCCTTGGCAGACAAGCTGGACAAGCTGCTCGAGCACTGCCAGAAATTGGAGCGGGACAACGCGACGCTGCGAGACCTGCAGGACGACTGGAACCGGGAGCGGGCCCAGCTGATGCACAAGAACGATCTTGCCAAAAACAAGATCGAAGCCATGATTGGCCGACTGCGGGCCCTGGAGCACCACTGA
- a CDS encoding ABC transporter permease translates to MKLRLALSLALAGLWHRRRVLTLVCLTLTLSVSLLLGIQYLRTEIKHSFTSTISGTDLIVGARSGQLNLLLYTVFHIGDATNNIRWSTYQSLKQDSRLDWLIPISLGDSYRGYRVVATDDNFLAHFRHGQDRALALRDGRWFEDVFEVVLGAGVADALGHRLDDRIVLSHGGGRTSFSNHDDTPFTVTGILEPTGTPVDQAIYIGLDGMEAMHVGWQSGVAIPGRTLTPETAAGRDFTPDAITAAFVGIERKVLTFRLQREINQFADEPLSAILPGVALSELWRLMGQFERALLGITGFVVVTSLIGLMAVLLTLQAQRAQEVAILRATGASPVLIGSLYLLECLFLALVACALALALGAAGITLASPWLLANYGLQVNLRPLNPQEWALLASVPLAAMVVALIPAFNTWRKSRRLGFGEAANQ, encoded by the coding sequence ATGAAACTGCGCCTTGCCCTGTCCCTTGCCCTCGCTGGCCTCTGGCACCGCCGCAGGGTGCTGACCCTGGTGTGCCTGACCCTGACCCTGAGTGTGTCCCTGCTGCTGGGCATCCAGTACCTGCGCACCGAGATCAAGCACTCGTTCACCAGCACCATCAGCGGCACCGACCTGATCGTCGGCGCCCGCAGCGGCCAGTTGAACCTGCTGCTGTATACCGTGTTCCACATTGGCGACGCCACCAACAACATCCGCTGGTCCACCTACCAGAGCCTGAAGCAGGACTCGCGCCTGGACTGGCTGATCCCCATTTCCCTGGGCGACAGCTATCGTGGCTACCGGGTGGTGGCGACCGATGACAACTTCCTGGCCCACTTCCGCCACGGCCAGGACCGCGCCCTGGCGCTCCGCGACGGCCGCTGGTTCGAGGACGTGTTCGAGGTGGTGCTGGGCGCCGGCGTCGCCGATGCCCTTGGGCATCGGCTCGACGACCGGATCGTGCTGTCCCACGGCGGCGGCCGCACCAGTTTCTCCAACCACGACGACACCCCGTTCACCGTCACCGGCATTCTCGAGCCGACCGGAACGCCGGTGGACCAGGCCATCTACATTGGCCTGGATGGCATGGAGGCCATGCACGTGGGCTGGCAATCGGGCGTTGCCATTCCGGGCCGTACCCTGACCCCGGAAACCGCGGCGGGCCGGGACTTCACCCCGGACGCCATTACCGCGGCGTTCGTGGGCATCGAGCGCAAGGTACTGACCTTCCGCCTGCAGCGGGAGATCAACCAGTTCGCCGACGAGCCCCTGTCGGCGATTCTGCCGGGCGTGGCCCTGAGCGAACTCTGGCGCCTGATGGGCCAGTTCGAGCGGGCGCTGCTGGGCATCACCGGCTTCGTGGTGGTGACCAGCCTGATCGGCCTGATGGCGGTACTGCTGACACTGCAGGCCCAACGGGCCCAGGAAGTGGCCATCCTCCGGGCCACCGGCGCCTCGCCGGTGCTGATCGGCTCGCTGTACCTGCTGGAATGCCTGTTCCTGGCGTTGGTGGCCTGCGCCCTGGCGCTGGCACTGGGGGCCGCCGGGATTACACTGGCCAGCCCCTGGCTGCTGGCCAACTACGGCCTGCAGGTCAATCTGCGACCGCTGAACCCGCAGGAATGGGCGCTGCTGGCGTCGGTGCCGCTGGCGGCCATGGTGGTGGCCCTGATTCCGGCCTTCAACACCTGGCGCAAAAGCCGTCGACTGGGCTTCGGCGAGGCCGCCAACCAGTGA
- a CDS encoding ABC transporter ATP-binding protein, which yields MTNTTDPASHQPGTPPPAIEVRGLGFAWQKAQPTLHFPDFTLPQGEHLFVHGPSGTGKSTLLSLLAGMLQPAEGHVHLQGTDLYRLKTRARDRFRADHLGVIFQHFNLVPYLTARGNATLPCRLSARRRDLTEPGAGPEAERLLASLAIPEDHWHRKVNRLSIGQQQRVAAARALIGAPGIILADEPTSALDTDNRDRFLDLLLELADRHATSVLFVSHDHTLASHFHHHLELGGSHG from the coding sequence ATGACCAACACGACAGATCCAGCCAGCCACCAGCCAGGCACCCCACCCCCGGCCATCGAGGTTCGGGGGCTCGGCTTTGCCTGGCAAAAAGCCCAGCCGACGCTGCACTTTCCGGATTTCACCCTGCCCCAGGGCGAGCACCTGTTTGTCCATGGTCCCAGCGGCACCGGCAAGAGCACCCTGCTGAGCCTGCTGGCCGGCATGCTGCAGCCCGCCGAGGGCCACGTCCACCTGCAGGGCACCGACCTGTACCGACTCAAGACCCGCGCCCGGGACCGGTTCCGGGCCGACCACCTGGGCGTGATTTTCCAGCACTTCAATCTGGTGCCCTACCTGACCGCCCGGGGTAACGCGACCCTGCCCTGCCGCCTGTCGGCCCGGCGCCGCGATCTGACCGAGCCCGGTGCCGGGCCCGAGGCCGAGCGCCTGCTGGCGAGCCTGGCCATCCCGGAAGATCACTGGCACCGCAAGGTCAATCGACTGAGCATCGGCCAGCAACAGCGGGTCGCCGCTGCCCGGGCCCTGATTGGCGCCCCCGGGATTATCCTAGCGGACGAACCCACCTCGGCGCTGGACACCGACAACCGCGACCGGTTTCTCGACCTGCTGCTGGAACTGGCCGACCGGCACGCCACCTCGGTGCTGTTCGTCAGCCACGACCACACCCTGGCCAGCCACTTTCACCACCACCTGGAACTGGGAGGGTCCCACGGATGA
- a CDS encoding DUF3299 domain-containing protein, which translates to MLLTVNPARPSVWVTLVLLLVTALPSLADTRELDWLELMPAEDLALLENMPEIEHQGDGPALLPDEIMTGRVVPEMDGVNARIPGFVVPLKTTQDMRILEFFLVPYYGACIHVPPPPPNQIIHVKYKEGFTLEALYDPVWIEGTLEIERTENDLGTSSYSIVAEQVSPYDG; encoded by the coding sequence GTGTTGTTGACTGTGAATCCGGCCCGGCCGTCTGTTTGGGTAACCCTGGTCCTGTTGCTGGTGACGGCGTTGCCCAGCCTGGCCGACACCCGGGAACTCGACTGGCTTGAGCTGATGCCGGCCGAGGACCTGGCGCTGCTGGAAAATATGCCAGAGATTGAGCATCAGGGCGATGGCCCGGCGTTGTTGCCCGACGAGATCATGACCGGGCGGGTGGTGCCGGAAATGGACGGTGTGAATGCCCGCATCCCCGGTTTTGTGGTGCCCCTGAAAACCACTCAGGACATGCGCATCCTGGAATTCTTCCTGGTGCCCTACTACGGCGCCTGCATCCACGTGCCACCCCCGCCGCCGAACCAGATCATCCACGTGAAATACAAGGAAGGCTTCACGCTGGAAGCGCTCTACGATCCAGTCTGGATCGAAGGGACCCTGGAAATCGAGCGCACCGAGAACGACCTTGGCACCTCCTCCTATTCCATCGTCGCCGAGCAGGTCTCACCCTACGACGGATGA
- a CDS encoding ZrgA family zinc uptake protein, translated as MTKNLCTALLVGTTALALPAWAAGPGDNPGAHRHGHAELQVAISGNQVDLLFLSPAHNVFGFEHRARTESERARIQAATNWLETNPLVNTPSGDCTIQDVTIAHQAGNATDGHDEGHHHDQDHDHHDHHDGDHGHAGGHSELEAAQTLTCPSLAEASSLATSLNDQFPELDSLAVAWIFNGQQGAARLGQGENEFELGGR; from the coding sequence ATGACGAAAAACCTTTGTACTGCGCTATTGGTCGGCACCACGGCCCTGGCCCTGCCCGCCTGGGCCGCGGGCCCAGGCGACAACCCCGGCGCACACCGCCACGGCCATGCCGAGCTGCAGGTGGCGATCAGCGGCAACCAGGTTGACCTGCTGTTCCTCTCGCCGGCCCACAACGTGTTTGGCTTCGAGCACCGGGCCCGTACCGAATCCGAGCGGGCGCGTATTCAGGCAGCGACCAACTGGCTGGAAACCAACCCGCTGGTCAACACGCCGTCGGGTGACTGCACCATTCAGGACGTTACCATCGCCCATCAGGCCGGCAATGCGACTGATGGCCACGACGAGGGTCACCATCATGATCAAGATCATGACCACCACGACCACCACGATGGCGATCACGGTCACGCCGGTGGTCACAGCGAACTGGAGGCCGCGCAAACCCTGACCTGCCCGAGCCTGGCCGAGGCATCGAGCCTGGCCACCTCATTGAACGATCAGTTCCCGGAGCTGGACTCCCTGGCGGTCGCCTGGATCTTCAATGGCCAGCAAGGAGCGGCCCGACTTGGACAGGGCGAGAACGAGTTCGAACTGGGCGGGCGCTGA
- a CDS encoding UPF0149 family protein, which translates to MSETDTSGAARAAEFERWANVFTAHKAFSHPSELHGVLCGRLAAGARIQEPEWLTMVCEHMGLPGSAAEESDDLAPFMNRAYDQTLALLKSADMSFHPLLPDDDYAIEQRLEALVAWVRGFLEGMALSAGEALGQAPDEIRELIEDMVAISQLSEDEEADEESEQQLLEITEYIRLGALAVFTEFNAPEQPASDAPTLH; encoded by the coding sequence ATGTCAGAAACCGACACTTCCGGCGCCGCCCGCGCTGCCGAATTCGAGCGCTGGGCCAATGTCTTTACCGCGCACAAAGCCTTCAGTCACCCGTCGGAACTGCATGGGGTGCTCTGTGGTCGGTTGGCCGCCGGCGCTCGTATCCAGGAGCCGGAATGGCTGACCATGGTGTGTGAACACATGGGGCTGCCGGGCAGCGCCGCCGAAGAGTCTGACGATCTGGCGCCGTTCATGAACCGGGCCTACGATCAGACTCTGGCGCTCTTGAAATCCGCCGACATGAGTTTCCATCCTTTATTGCCGGACGACGATTACGCCATCGAGCAGCGGCTTGAAGCCCTGGTGGCCTGGGTCCGTGGTTTTCTCGAGGGCATGGCCCTGTCGGCGGGCGAGGCCCTAGGCCAGGCGCCCGACGAGATTCGCGAACTGATCGAAGACATGGTGGCGATCAGCCAGTTGTCGGAAGATGAAGAAGCCGACGAGGAAAGCGAGCAGCAGTTGTTGGAGATCACCGAATACATCCGGCTTGGGGCGCTGGCGGTCTTCACCGAATTCAACGCCCCCGAGCAGCCGGCGTCTGACGCGCCGACGCTGCACTGA
- the pepP gene encoding Xaa-Pro aminopeptidase, translating to MVSMIPVKEFAERRRKLMERMAPDSIAIIPAAPERVRNRDVLHPFRQDSDFQYLTGFGEPEAVLALIPGREHGESVLFCKERNPEKELWDGFLVGPEGAIERYGLDDAFPISDIDDILPGMIEGRSRVYYPLGKDQQFDSRVMAWVKTIRSKVRTGAHPPGEFVSLEHFLHDLRLFKSASEIKAMAKAAEISAEAHCRAMKRARQGGSEYHLEAELIHTFMSHGARSTAYPSIVGSGANGCILHYIENSAPLKDGDLVLIDAGCEYQCYASDITRTFPVSGSFSPEQRALYEVVLSAQYAAIDAVRPGNHWNHPHEAALRVLTQGLIDLGLLSGSLDDAIASEAYKPFFMHRTGHWLGLDVHDVGDYKIGDAWRLLEPGMALTVEPGLYIAPDNTQVDAKWRGIGIRIEDDVVVTKDGCRVLTDGVPKTIPEIEALMAD from the coding sequence ATGGTGTCCATGATACCCGTCAAGGAATTTGCCGAACGCCGTCGCAAACTGATGGAGCGGATGGCCCCGGACAGCATTGCCATCATTCCGGCCGCGCCGGAACGGGTGCGCAATCGCGATGTCCTGCACCCGTTCCGTCAGGACAGCGATTTCCAGTACCTGACCGGCTTCGGTGAACCCGAGGCGGTGCTGGCGCTGATCCCCGGCCGCGAGCACGGCGAGTCGGTGCTGTTCTGCAAGGAGCGCAACCCCGAGAAGGAATTGTGGGACGGTTTCCTGGTGGGGCCGGAGGGTGCCATCGAACGCTACGGCCTGGACGACGCCTTTCCGATCTCCGACATCGACGACATCCTGCCCGGCATGATCGAAGGCCGCAGCCGGGTCTATTACCCGCTGGGCAAGGATCAGCAGTTCGACAGCAGGGTGATGGCCTGGGTCAAGACCATACGCAGCAAGGTCCGCACCGGCGCGCACCCGCCCGGCGAGTTTGTCTCTCTGGAGCACTTCCTGCACGACCTGCGCCTGTTCAAAAGCGCGAGTGAAATCAAGGCGATGGCCAAGGCGGCCGAGATCAGTGCCGAGGCCCATTGCCGCGCCATGAAGCGGGCCCGGCAGGGTGGCAGTGAGTACCACCTGGAGGCCGAGCTGATCCACACCTTCATGAGTCACGGTGCCCGTTCCACCGCCTACCCGTCCATTGTCGGCAGCGGTGCCAACGGCTGCATCCTGCACTACATCGAAAACAGCGCGCCGCTGAAAGACGGCGACCTGGTGCTGATCGACGCCGGTTGCGAGTACCAGTGCTACGCCTCGGACATCACCCGGACCTTCCCGGTCAGCGGCAGCTTCAGCCCCGAGCAGCGGGCCCTGTACGAAGTGGTGCTGTCGGCACAGTACGCCGCCATCGATGCGGTGCGACCGGGTAACCACTGGAACCATCCCCACGAGGCCGCGCTGCGGGTGCTGACTCAGGGCCTGATCGATCTCGGGCTGCTGTCGGGCAGCCTGGACGACGCCATCGCCAGCGAGGCCTACAAGCCATTCTTCATGCATCGGACCGGTCACTGGCTTGGGCTGGACGTGCACGATGTCGGCGACTACAAGATCGGCGACGCCTGGCGCCTGCTGGAGCCGGGCATGGCGCTGACGGTGGAACCCGGACTGTACATCGCCCCGGACAACACCCAGGTCGACGCCAAGTGGCGTGGCATCGGTATCCGCATCGAAGACGATGTGGTGGTCACCAAGGACGGCTGTCGGGTGTTGACCGACGGCGTGCCTAAGACCATCCCCGAGATCGAAGCGCTGATGGCAGACTGA
- the ubiH gene encoding 2-octaprenyl-6-methoxyphenyl hydroxylase: MSQFDTDLIIAGGGLAGATLALAMARVLPEVRVTVVEAFPLAAAALPAAYQPSYDARSTALAFGSRLIYEELGLWSRLSEHVTPIRRIHVSDRGRFGATRLDATEHGQDALGYVADNRWMGLCLMRELLDSQVQWRAPAEVVDMTAEADGVRVVLNDSQGRQSLTAQCLVVADGGRSGLRETLGFQPRHHDYGQNALIANVSTSDSHQFCAFERFTDAGPMALLPQGGGVRPGHQSALVWTLSDQALADLLERSDADKCRLLQERFGWRLGRFTRIGECSHYPLKLTTVDEPVRPGVALVGNAAHALHPVAGQGFNLALRGLMTLVEQFRLATEQGLSLGDARVLRRYQQHHRQDWQQTVQFSDSLIRLFGPDLAPVAAVRDAGLVGLDLLPGAKRWFARKAMGLGGRRAVIHRPGGPNRESSDHA; the protein is encoded by the coding sequence GTGAGCCAATTCGATACCGACCTGATCATCGCCGGTGGCGGCCTGGCCGGCGCCACCCTGGCACTGGCCATGGCCAGGGTGCTGCCGGAGGTTCGGGTCACCGTGGTCGAAGCCTTCCCGCTGGCCGCCGCCGCCCTGCCGGCGGCCTACCAGCCCAGTTACGACGCCCGATCCACCGCCCTGGCCTTCGGCTCCCGGCTGATCTACGAGGAGTTGGGGCTCTGGTCGCGGCTGTCCGAGCACGTCACGCCCATCCGCCGCATACACGTGTCCGATCGCGGCCGCTTCGGCGCCACCCGCCTGGACGCCACGGAGCACGGTCAGGACGCCCTGGGCTACGTCGCCGACAACCGCTGGATGGGGTTGTGCCTGATGCGCGAACTGCTGGACAGCCAGGTGCAATGGCGGGCCCCGGCCGAGGTGGTGGATATGACCGCCGAGGCCGATGGGGTCAGGGTGGTCCTGAACGACAGCCAGGGCCGTCAGAGTCTGACCGCCCAGTGCCTGGTGGTGGCGGATGGTGGTCGGTCCGGGCTGCGGGAAACCCTGGGTTTTCAGCCCCGGCATCACGATTACGGTCAGAATGCCCTGATCGCCAATGTCTCCACGAGTGACAGCCACCAGTTCTGTGCCTTTGAGCGCTTTACCGACGCCGGTCCCATGGCGCTGCTGCCCCAGGGCGGCGGCGTCCGGCCCGGGCACCAGTCGGCACTGGTCTGGACCCTGTCGGACCAGGCGCTGGCGGATCTGCTCGAGCGCTCCGACGCCGACAAGTGCCGGCTGCTGCAGGAACGCTTTGGCTGGCGCCTGGGCCGTTTCACCCGCATCGGCGAATGCAGTCATTACCCGTTGAAGCTGACCACGGTCGACGAACCGGTACGCCCGGGCGTGGCCCTGGTCGGCAACGCTGCCCACGCCCTGCACCCGGTCGCGGGCCAGGGATTCAACCTGGCCTTGCGGGGGCTGATGACCCTGGTCGAACAGTTCCGCCTGGCGACCGAGCAGGGCCTGTCCCTGGGGGACGCCCGGGTGCTGCGGCGCTACCAGCAGCACCATCGCCAGGACTGGCAGCAAACCGTGCAGTTCTCCGATTCCCTGATCCGCCTGTTCGGGCCGGACCTGGCCCCGGTCGCGGCGGTCCGGGACGCCGGCCTGGTGGGGCTGGATCTGCTGCCCGGCGCCAAACGCTGGTTCGCGCGCAAGGCCATGGGCCTGGGTGGCCGGCGGGCGGTCATCCATCGCCCGGGTGGCCCGAACCGGGAGTCCAGCGACCATGCCTGA